One Fusarium falciforme chromosome 12, complete sequence DNA window includes the following coding sequences:
- a CDS encoding NB-ARC domain-containing protein translates to MAQNDEILGASKSVQLKAEWLLAGTYLDYGQPGKAVELFRHLMATLKETFALSDSKVLDCKWELAWAYRANGQTNKAVQELEELAEVVEELHLEDTVSRLLTRRALGQAYLDNGQSMEAVDTFERVAATSARANDPRLPLADVYEELSIAYEASGRLDEAVCIDLLR, encoded by the coding sequence AGTCTGTGCAACTGAAGGCTGAGTGGTTGCTCGCGGGGACATACCTCGACTATGGCCAGCCAGGGAAGGCAGTGGAGCTCTTCCGTCACTTGATGGCAACCTTGAAAGAAACTTTCGCCTTGAGCGATTCAAAGGTGCTTGACTGCAAGTGGGAGCTCGCGTGGGCATACAGAGCCAATGGACAAACGAATAAAGCAGTacaggagcttgaggagtTGGCAGAGGTTGTAGAGGAGCTTCATTTGGAAGATACAGTCTCACGGTTGCTGACAAGACGAGCCCTTGGGCAGGCGTATCTGGATAATGGTCAATCAATGGAAGCGGTTGACACCTTTGAGAGAGTGGCGGCAACAAGTGCGAGGGCGAACGACCCGCGATTGCCCTTGGCGGATGTATACGAGGAACTTTCGATCGCATACGAAGCTAGTGGGCGTTTGGATGAGGCTGTCTGTATCGATCTGCTTCGATAA
- a CDS encoding BTB domain-containing protein, producing the protein MTPKSYSGMANVRENGDFTDFAILCEEERINVHRVIISGKSSVFYRACTSRFSEATSRTYTIDDYPLAVVSRMVEYMYTDDYSDPDEESTTEDDTDGGNELPVLFLHTAMAALADKYDIQGLISLATEKYTKCLANDRDFAKFLDSIPNIYRMPTEASQSLRQAAVEFARAEIRTAMNHGDSWHAIQEVLDDFPDFSKELLCSVLLNPLMPLEGHCGQRCTGWGERVSVEVLQCRCQKCGKGGARIATEKRGPWVW; encoded by the exons ATGACTCCCAAGTCCTACTCCGGAATGGCCAA TGTGCGTGAGAATGGCGACTTTACCGACTTTGCCATTCTATGCGAAGAGGAAAGAATTAACGTCCACCGAGTCATCATCAGTGGCAAATCTTCTGTTTTCTACAGGGCATGTACGTCAAGATTCAGT GAGGCAACATCTCGAACCTACACGATTGACGATTACCCCCTAGCCGTTGTCAGTCGCATGGTGGAATACATGTATACCGACGATTATTCTGACCCCGATGAAGAGAGCACGACCGAAGACGATACTGACGGTGGCAACGAGCTTCCGGTGCTTTTCCTGCATACAGCCATGGCCGCCTTGGCAGACAAGTACGACATCCAAGGCCTAATATCCTTGGCGACGGAAAAGTACACCAAGTGCCTCGCAAATGACCGTGATTTTGCAAAGTTCCTTGACTCAATCCCCAACATCTACCGCATGCCCACAGAAGCGTCTCAGTCGCTCCGACAGGCCGCAGTGGAATTTGCAAGGGCAGAGATTCGGACGGCCATGAACCATGGAGATAGCTGGCACGCCATCCAGGAGGTTCTGGACGATTTTCCCGACTTTTCAAAGGAGCTTCTGTGCTCAGTCCTTCTGAACCCGCTGATGCCCCTAGAGGGACATTGCGGACAACGTTGTACTGGGTGGGGCGAGAGGGTGTCGGTAGAGGTCCTTCAGTGTCGCTGTCAGAAGTGTGGGAAAGGTGGGGCGAGGATAGCAACTGAGAAACGGGGTCCTTGGGTCTGGTGA
- a CDS encoding Fe2OG dioxygenase domain-containing protein — MAKSKSKKRKQQNAQAEHPNKHPKTAPVLTPPPDGAQFEPKNLHTVVSTEELEITIDTLNSLAQYPGLIKSKFCKDLRGAVYDFRQACTTGVNNAAGANLTAQITGALADRRYTEARILLAEMRIRGEKPKIGAFCRWVRELDVISGLSTLPEEGNSVKRTEREEELIRVLDAVLRVCGPVDTNPKASVQLSSPIALQTIWDRRPSTTSEQVYASVLDGSLVASAPPSLAKSLRIIETTPGPERKPPNHHDAILYASTPEAVPLSTTKPPTDCQDHPVVPGLRVATNVLYPEECKAIIRAGEHVKFLADAPLREDGDISILAHNFYWVVDETFHDTLWSRISPFVPASLNGRLARGINRRFRVYRYVPGAEYRCHIDGAWPPSGIAKDDTYIYDNSPAENKQSSLLTFLIYLNEEFEGGETTYFIPAAHEGTLNAYPIRPVMGGAAIFPHGDTSALLHEGTGVRKGAKYVIRTEIEYDVESSQELKV; from the exons ATGGCAAAGTCCAAgtcaaagaagagaaagcaGCAAAACGCTCAAGCCGAGCATCCCAACAAGCACCCCAAGACCGCCCCCGTCCTCACTCCTCCTCCCGATGGCGCGCAATTCGAACCCAAGAACCTCCACACCGTCGTCTCAACCGAAGAACTCGAAATCACCATCGATACCCTGAACTCGCTGGCTCAGTATCCCGGGTTGATCAAATCGAAATTCTGCAAGGACCTTCGCGGTGCTGTCTATGACTTCCGTCAAGCATGCACGACGGGTGTGAATAATGCGG CCGGCGCAAACCTCACGGCGCAAATCACGGGCGCTCTCGCCGATCGAAGATATACCGAGGCTCGGATCCTACTCGCTGAGATGAGGATTCGCGGCGAGAAGCCAAAGATTGGTGCCTTTTGTCGCTGGGTGAGGGAGCTCGATGTCATCAGTGGGCTGTCGACGCTGCCAGAGGAGGGAAATTCTGTCAAGCGCActgaaagagaagaagagctcaTTCGTGTGCTTGACGCTGTCTTGCGAGTCTGCGGCCCAGTTGACACCAACCCCAAGGCTTCAGTACAGCTATCCTCTCCTATTGCTCTACAGACCATTTGGGATCGTCGCCCTTCAACGACATCAGAACAAGTCTACGCATCTGTCCTTGATGGATCACTTGTCGCTTCAGCGCCACCTTCTCTAGCTAAATCCCTACGCATCATCGAGACAACTCCCGGCCCCGAACGCAAACCTCCCAACCACCACGACGCCATCCTCTACGCCTCCACACCCGAAGCTGTTCCTCTTTCAACGACGAAACCACCCACCGATTGCCAAGACCACCCCGTTGTGCCCGGCCTCCGTGTCGCCACCAATGTTCTATACCCCGAAGAGTGCAAAGCCATCATCAGAGCTGGCGAGCACGTCAAATTCCTCGCTGACGCACCACTCCGTGAAGATGGGGACATCAGCATCCTGGCTCACAACTTCTACtgggttgttgatgagacTTTCCACGATACCTTGTGGTCGCGCATCTCCCCATTTGTCCCCGCCTCGCTCAACGGTCGATTAGCAAGGGGCATCAACCGACGGTTCCGTGTATATCGATACGTCCCCGGCGCCGAGTACCGATGTCACATTGACGGAGCTTGGCCGCCTTCCGGAATTGCCAAGGATGATACATACATCTACGACAACTCGCCCGCAGAGAACAAGCAGAGCTCCTTGCTCACCTTCCTCATCTACCTCAATGAGGAGTTCGAAGGTGGAGAGACGACATACTTTATCCCCGCAGCGCACGAAGGGACTCTCAACGCGTACCCCATTCGACCAGTGATGGGTGGTGCTGCCATCTTCCCACACGGCGACACCAGCGCCTTGCTACACGAGGGCACAGGCGTGAGGAAGGGAGCCAAGTATGTCATCAGGACAGAGATTGAGTATGACGTAGAGAGTTCGCAAGAACTAAAAGTGTAA